The Porites lutea chromosome 9, jaPorLute2.1, whole genome shotgun sequence sequence ATATCCAGTCAGAGAAAACTCTTTGGTGAAACTTTTTCGAAACTCACCataaaagttttcaaagaaatttctttttcgAGAAAACCGGCAAAAAGTTAAATGCTGCCCCACGCCATATAGTCGCCTGTCTAAAACCTTTGAATTATATCTATTTTCAAAGCCCTCGGGAAGAAAAACGGTTCAAGGAAACAAGTTCACCTTTGGCAGGTAAGTAAGGCATCCCAGTTACAATACTATTTGCtaaaaatattgcaagataATGAATTTTTTACTCGATTCCTATCTTCAGCACTTTCATAAACAATGAATTTTGCGAcactttgaaggaaaaaatcacAGCTTGGTACATGGAATTTTAGAAGAATTATTAAACCTCAGTAAAGCCCTACTGTTGTAGTACAGCATATAAAAAATCCAGCTTGGGCAATTAAAAAGCAACGCGCCGAGAGAGGTAAACGCGCCGTTCATTTTCGatgtttttgcataaaacgTTGAAACCGTCACGCTACCGCGGGTAACACAAAcatatgcatttttttttcagtgaagatgaatcgtgctaagcgacaggtataaacatttttcaaggtgagacttgaTAAGtgattcatttattcacacgaaactcctctggaccctgtggaTCAACTGGGAGGGTTTTATCGACTGAAGCCGCATGTCGTTCGAGAGCAAAATTCATTAATTTCTGACTGGTTCCAATCCCCAGGCGAATTCTTCAAACCTACTCTGTGCCACTTCTGCCACTTAGCATATTTGAAAGACGCGATCAATATACCATCGGTTCGATGGTATTTTCATTGATtagaaacgaggttgatcgcTGGTTTATTTGCTTGAAAGGAAGGCTACTTGGGCGATGGTGAACTTAATAACTGCATTCACAATTATGTCGAGTTTCTGACTAAAACAGAaaggaagaaatgcaagaatatgCAAACTATATTGCATGGTggatgttatctactttttcAGGAGTATCTGCAACGGAAAAAAACATCGGTTTATATCCTGAGTCGACCGTTCCGAGGaataggccaaagttttgaagaaagtcaCGAGGAAGTACGCTTGTTAAGAActtggaaaaattttgaaaaacaattattgaattcgactATCGTATGATGCGAAGAATTATGCTGATTTCAGAGGCTTTTACTTATCCACTTTGGATGATCATCCTCCTTGATCTGGATAATTATCAACATCATACCCAGCTTTATTCGACTACATGATCAGGAGGAACCCATTGAGAAATAAATGCCTCTCCGCTGAAACTTTTCTAGCTCGGTCAAGAGACGGGATATCAACGGGGTCTTTCTGCAGGTACCGTCATccaaaagaaacaaagtaaTCAAACAATAGAGTTCTCGGGGCTTTATTATTtggttgtattgtttcttttgttgcagGTGTCCTGTGCCTCGGTACATCTAGAAAGAACCTATCAGTGAGATTACCAAGGAGTTGATGCTGTGTCTTATTGCACAATGGGAGTGTTTTGGGGGACGAATTTGAACCCAGCTTCCTACACAACTGAGTAATATTCAATAAAAGAAGTGATTGCATCTCCAAAACAGGCCCATGGTAAAATTCCACACGACACCGACCCGGCAGTCTTGTGCTCACCCACAAAATGGCTAACCTGTGGGGCAGGCAGAAAAAGGAGATGGGAGGAGGAGAAAAATAGCAAAAGGGAGAGGAGAAAGGGAGCCTTTTCCTCTCTTTCCAATAACACTCCTCCAAGTTTTTCCCCTCCAACCCCTAACCCCATCAACACCTGCCAAGCACGCTACCAGCCAACCATCTCTTGGTTTAGTTTTATCCAGTTCCACTACCTGTGAGGGACACATGACATTGCCTATGTGACCAGTAGGAAGAGAGGGTAATGATTGGTCTTTGAGGTCTTCAGGGTTCCCACTTTTCCATCTGTATGGGGGTGTTTACGTGAGATGCATATATATACGGTTGACCCCTGCTTTACCTACACCCACTTAATATAGACACCTCATTTTtatggacagttttctttgtcccttcTCTACTTAATACAAATCCCGGATGGTACTACCAGAGAAAAATGACACCCTGCTTTAAAAAAGCCCAAGCCCAAAAAGACTGATCCCTATTTaagggaaattcaaaaagtaGGACATTAATGGCAACACACAAACTTTCATTACATCACTTTAccaaaatacagtcaaaccctgccACACAGAGATCCGCTTAATAAGGACACATTGCTATCATGGACAGTTtcctttgtccctggggaaagcccTCACATAGTCTCTAAATTTAACCcagttaatatggacaccaGTTAAAGCGAACAATTGACACTTCTTTTTTGTTAATCAGTATTATAGGACTTTATATTTCCTATACGTTACTTAAAATTCCATCAAGTTGCCCCAACATTGATGAAAGTTGGTCCAAATGGCATAAGTTGCCAGAAAGTTGTTCCGAATTATATATGTCAAAATtaaagttgccaaaaagttgctgaGCAGCTTTTGGCCAAGGCTAGACAGTGGACACTTCCTTCTTGCCCAATCAACAGATTCTCATAGAAAAACAACCTCACTAATGTGAACACTTCATTATCAACTGTGTTCTGTAATAGGCCTGTTTCctttttgaaggtaaaaaaaacccTTCAGTTGACAGCATGTTGATGTTCTAAGCACTACAAGTTATGCTGAAAGCTATGCAGAAAGTTATGCAGGTTTTGATTAAGTAATTTATAGATAGTGATTTTTGAGTGTTTCTGTGGATTTATAGTCTGTGGAATGATGGTTTTGTGAAAGTTTggagtattttttaaaaatttatgatgcttgggtcttttttgcatttcttcttAGTAAggtgttttttgactttaatatTACCAATAACATGACCTTCTTAATATGCACAACATGCATTAATTATGGACACTCTCTATGTTCCCTTCAGTATCCATATTaacgaggtttgactgtatgaaGTACAAACTAGCAAGAGTAAGGTGTTACTTACTGACAGGCAGGGCAAAGGTCTAGTCAATAAAGTTCCTTTTCAAATAACAGAGCATGAAAGTCTCCAAATCTTGTTGTCTCGGGTTCTAGCCCAAGAGTTCCCTGCAATAACTTCACAGCTGTTTCTTTTAAGAACTTGTCCCGATCATGGTTGACGCGAAATATGATGTCTCCCTGAATATTCTGACAGGCAACTTGGAGGTTTAACAAAAGATGGCCTTGAAAAAGTGCCAAGTCATTTGTGAAGACTGTCACAGCCCACTGTGTAAATTTAGCTGCATAGACAATACATCCATGACTGAAGGAACGGAGTTGGTTGGACTGTGGCATATAGAGTCCTTGTGTTCTGTCGGTAAATAAACAGTCACCCTCTTCTATGCACAGGTCAACATTTGATGGTACTGCTTTATACGGTTCGTAGTTAATCACCATGATTCCTTGTTTGAATAAATCATGGCTTTTTTCTAAATCCTTCTTGAATTTCTCTACATCATACTTGTATACCCGGGAAAGACAAGATGAATTTAGGCTTTCAAGTTTAGAAAGTTGAATTCTATCCTTCTTTACCACAAATGCATAGGAATCTTGCTCAAACAGCAGCTTATCTTGAGTCTTGGCAGCAATTGCTAGCCTAGCATGATGGGTGTTTGCTGTTGTATATCTCTCGCGTAGAACATTTGGATAATTTTGCCGCACAAACTCACGTACAGCCAAGATTAATTGAGTTCCAAACCCCTTTCCTCTATAATGCGGGTGTATTCTAAGCCCATGAGAGAAAAATGTTTGACCATCATCAATAATGCTTACTGCACAGAGTCCAATGGCCTTTTGTTGGTAAGTGGCAATTAGCACCGTAATATTGTCCCTTAGTAGCCATTGTTTAAAACAAGATGGGGCATTGTCATGTCCTTCATAATGTCCCTTGGACATTTCCAGCACTGCTTGGTAATCTTCATTTCCAGCCAGACGGACATTGAGCTCCATATCTTCAAATTAGGAATACTGTTCAACTGAGATTTGAAATTAAAGTATTATTAGACATTCAGTTAGTGAGAGATGTCTTTAATAAATTGTGTGTAAATACTACCAGTAATAAACTAAGgttaataaaaaatttttatttattcatttttgtaCGTTGTTCTAAAAAAGGGCccaaactttcttttgtttacaaCAGACAATTTAACCCCTTTAATCCATTttataagggaaaaaaattatgacAGTTTGaacatttcaaaatttacaaggatttgaaTGGAAATCCACTCAACCATGACTGGGTGGCACGAATTGTTTTCCCCATATAAATCCTTACAATTGTTGGTGACCATTGCAAGTATCattacttttgagatatacgtcTGAAAATTtgcaggttacctaattttaatgcATACAGGTATGcccacaggtaccccaagctcacgagtgaGAATCGTTGTTGCATAACAGAAATATcataagggtttgtatggagattTAAGCTATCATTATTTAGTTCAAATAGTAATAAAGATACATCAGAATTTCTTACCTTGTGCCCTCGTCTAAATTTATGGTGTTTTCTTGGCATTTTTGGCCATTTAAGGGCTATTCAAGTGAGTTATAGTGGTGCCGTAGTTCGGGCCAAAAATGCCATAAAGAAAACACTATAAATTTAGACAAGGGGACAAGGGGGTTATAAAAACGAGGAACATTACGAACATTGAGACTTGAACTGAAAAATTCCTTTACACATTATGTTTTCATTGCTTAGTTCATCCTGTAAATGCATTGTCAATGGAGTGCATAACcagcagaaaaacacaaaagttttctggcaccaatcagaagtcagaacggcagcgaccgtttggaactggtctggtaagacattgtgcccaggggctcttctcgccattctttacttttctttctcCCATATTTTTTCGCCTGTTTaaactttccctcgcccccacgatctgcccctgggtctccaaggatgggAACAGGGTGGTAATCCAGAACTACCGTCATAAAAACAAATTCTAGTTGGTAAGTATGTAACATGCCACCATGCATTCTTTACATCTGCATGACTGAAATATGGTTCTTAGAATCTTGGGTTCAGTCTCTCTGAGTCTCTACAAAATCAAAACCAGCTCCAAGATCCTCCTTCCCCAATTACATGGAGATTAATGGATTAGATTAAtcatacaaaaattaaattgcCACGCCAGTGTTTCCTCAAGTTTTTTGGCGGTGATACGGTGTTGAAAGTTCCCTAATGGCCCCGCTTTTCGTATTTACAGAATGCTGAACACATGACCAACCCACAgggttttcaacagtttttgaagTAGGAGTTGCGTTTATTTGAGTAGGAGTTGCAAGGCCCGGAGGGCCTTGCtctctaggggggtctgggggcatgcccccccaaggaaattttgaatttctagacTCTTGGAGACGCATTTTCCCGCATTTTGAGACGCAGAACTAGCAAATTTTAGATATCGAAAATACTGATAAATTTTGATGCTTTTAGTAACTTTAACCACAATATTAGGGTATGCTTTAACCACAATCAGCGTTTTTATGTGGCATATTGTTGTAAGTTAATATTTAATGTTAAGATTTGGATTTTAAGGCTTTAGTATGTTAGTCATTAATGTATGGGAATTTATTGTACCTGATGATTtttaccgtgtataaataatgattaaagattagattaaagattaaagattagTACATAATTTGggttgaaaaaagtaaaagtgaTTAAGAAACAGCGAAGGTAATTGAATTTTCAATAACCAACAAAAGCTACTTGTGTATACTTTGTTCATGTAGACCCATGTACTTGGATAGCTGTTTGTCCAGTCTAGACAGAAGCATTTTTTCTGGGCCTTCTCTTGATGCCTGGAAAAGGCTCAAAAACATACTAAAGCTATATACACGAGCTGTTTTAAactcaaacaaaatttacaattttgaatATCCTTATTACTTATCGATCACAAACACTGTTCAGTCCTACTTCATCATTCAATTGAAGTGAAATATGGTCGTATCTACAAGTCAAAACATGGAGAATCTTTGTCATCTGAGAAAAAGACTTTTAGTCAGAAAAGTCCTCactatcatcgtcatcatcctcCCATCCACTGTCATGTGCTTCACTGTCGTCCGATTCGCCATGCTCTTCATCTAGGCAGAAGACTTTTGCTACcacttcttcttgttctttctcCTCAATTTGAACTATTTCCTCTTCCGTTTGCGTACTGGCATCTGCTTGGGTAATCTTCGGGAAAACATTACATTATTACCTGCagcatcctttttctttttcctgtttgtcACTGTCAGCGACCACATCTCCCGTAAACCACGCTGTCGCTTTTCTGCCATTTTGCCGTGTTCTTTGAGACCAAATGTGGCGTTTTATATAGAGTGGCTTCAGAAACCGCTAACTACAATGTTCCCTGTAACTGAGACCCAGTCTTCGACTCGTCCTCAACGTTTACTCAACGTATTATGTACAGAACGTATTTTAAAAGCAGACTCAAgcgatgttttggcaaaattctccagaaaaatttcaagtttgcttgctcGCAACAGCTTTGTGAACACTTAtcactttttatcaaaagttttatttatcatataatTTACCTAAGGGAAAGTAGGCGTCGCAAATCAAAAAGTTGCCGTCGGATGCGACGGCCGACGGCTGATTTTGAAAACACTGACCCATTGCAAAAatgggtgaggacaaaacatggaccaggggtccatggacccctacTTTGGACCTGGTCTATGGACC is a genomic window containing:
- the LOC140947685 gene encoding histidine N-acetyltransferase-like, which produces MELNVRLAGNEDYQAVLEMSKGHYEGHDNAPSCFKQWLLRDNITVLIATYQQKAIGLCAVSIIDDGQTFFSHGLRIHPHYRGKGFGTQLILAVREFVRQNYPNVLRERYTTANTHHARLAIAAKTQDKLLFEQDSYAFVVKKDRIQLSKLESLNSSCLSRVYKYDVEKFKKDLEKSHDLFKQGIMVINYEPYKAVPSNVDLCIEEGDCLFTDRTQGLYMPQSNQLRSFSHGCIVYAAKFTQWAVTVFTNDLALFQGHLLLNLQVACQNIQGDIIFRVNHDRDKFLKETAVKLLQGTLGLEPETTRFGDFHALLFEKELY